The Hymenobacter oligotrophus genome segment GCCGCAATTGTGGCAGCGGTACATGGTGGTGCCGGCGTAAAACAGGCGTTTGTACCACGGCTGCCGGGCCTCGGGCTCGGGCCAGGCATGATACGAGCCGCACCTAGGGCAACGGGCAGCGGCCCGCTCGGTGCGCTGCTGCTCAAACTCTTGCACAATTGGGCGGGCCGCTTCCACGTCTTCTTCCTCAATCAGCAGCCGGAAATACAGCCCGTCGCCGAAGGGCAAGGTGGCGGGGCCGTAGTTTTTCACCAGGCTTACGATGCCGGCCTCCGATTGCAGGCGGTGGTACAGGCCCACGGCCTCGGTATAAGTAAGGTACTCGGCGGCCGCAACTAGCATATTTTCAGGGGGAGGGCGTGCCTTAGCGCTTGGCTTTGCGGCGGGCGGGGGCGCCGCTTGCCCGTTGGCGCAGGCGCAGCACGTACACCAGCAAGCCTATGCACAGCAGGGCCAAACCGGCCGCCAGCAGCTCGCGGCTCAGGCGGGCGTCTTCGGCCTCTTGGGCGGCGGCTTGGTACTCGCGCAGTTGTTTTTCGCGCTTCCTTTCGCGCAGCTGCAGGTTCTGAATTTGGCTTTCGAGGTCGTAAAAGCGCTGGCGCGTGGAGCTTTGGTCGGTTTGGGCCACGGTGGCCTGCTGTTCGGCCAGGCGCTGGCGCGTTACGATGTCGGCGGTGCGGCGCAGCTCGGTGGCTTTCAGGGCCTGCACAATCTCGGTGTCCTTGCGAATAATGCCTTTCAGCGCGTCAATCACTTCCTGCAAGTCCTTTTTGGAAGGCTTGTTGGCCAGCAGGGCGTTGCGTTGGGCGTTGGCGTCTTCGTACTGCCGCACCAGCTGCTCGCGCTCCTGAATCAGGCGCGAAATCTGGTCGTTGGGGCCGGAGGCGGCCGATTCGGTTTGGGCGGGAGCGGTGGTCGAGAGCAATACCATGCTCCACACCAATAGCAAACGTTGTTTCATAACTCAGCCCAAACATACGGCATTGGCAGGGGGCAGGGTGCGGAGCGGCCGTCGCCAAAGCTGCAAAGCCCGGGCTGCGGCGTGGCTATACCTCGGCTGCTTCGGCCCGAAGCTGACGGGCCTTGCCCACGCGTGGTTTTCGGTAGAACAGCAACACCAAAATGGGCAACAGCGTGAGCTCGGCCACTACGCCGAACAGCAGCGTCAGGCCAATGAGCAGGCCCACGTAAAACGTGCCGTCGAACGACGAAAACAGCAGCGTGCTAAAGCCACCTACCAAAATCATCGACGTAACGATAACCGCCTTGCCCGCCAGCCGGTACGTGCGCGACACGGCCCGCTTCACGGTGGGCTCCTTGCCGAGCATCAGGCGCAACTTGCTGATGAAGTGGATGGTGTCGTCGACGGCAATGCCGAACGCGATGGTGAAAATAATGCTGGTGCTCACCTTCATGGGCACGCCGCACAGGCCCATTACGCCGCCCACCACCACAATGGGCAAGAGGTTGGGTATGAGCACCACCGGCACCATGCGCACCGAGCGGAACAAAGCCAGCACAATCAGCGTCACCATCACCACGTCCACGCCAATGCCCACCAGCATGTCGCGCGTCAGGTTCTGGTTGTTTTTGTCGATGAGCAGGGCCGAGCCGGTTTGGCGCGTGCGCAGCAGCCCGGGGTTGGTGTGCTCGGCCTGAAAGCGGCGCAAGCCCGCGTTCAGCCGGGCCACGGTGGTGCTGCCGGGGTCGGGCATGCGGCCGGTAAGGCGGCCCTCGGTGGCCTCGGGCGTGGCCAGGGCGCGGAACTCGGGGCGCTTGCCTAGTTTCCGTACTTGCCGCAGCAGGCGCTTCATTTCGGCCTCGGAGCCGGGCAAGCGGTACTCTTCGAGGGCGCCGCCGTTCAGGGCCTTGCGCACCGATTTTACCACCGTTACGGGCGAGGCCACAAAGTGCAGGCCGTACTCGCGGCCCAGGTACGTTTCAATTTCCTCGATTTCGCGCAGCACCCCTAGGTCGTAAATGCTGCGGCCGGCTTGGGGCAGCAAGTGCATCTCGAAAGGGCGCACGCCGGCAAACTTTTGCTCGAAAAACCGGAAGTCGAGCTGCACCGGGTCGTCGTCGGCCAGGTCGTCGAGCAGCCGCGACTCCAGGCGCACGCGGCT includes the following:
- a CDS encoding putative signal transducing protein — translated: MLVAAAEYLTYTEAVGLYHRLQSEAGIVSLVKNYGPATLPFGDGLYFRLLIEEEDVEAARPIVQEFEQQRTERAAARCPRCGSYHAWPEPEARQPWYKRLFYAGTTMYRCHNCGEEFSG